The stretch of DNA AGTTGTTGAAGGTATGGACGTGGTAGATAAAATCTCTGAAGTATCTACTGGCCGTTTTGGTATGCACCAAGATGTTCCAAGAGAAGATATTATTATTGAAAAAGCTGAAATCATCGGTTAATCATCAATAATGCCTAGCACTCTTGTTATCGCGGATCTCCACTTGTGTCCAAGCAGACCTGAAATTACGGACTGCTTTTTTCGCTTTTTAACGGAAAATTTAGACCAGCATGACGCCTTATATATTTTAGGTGATCTGTTTGAAGCTTGGATTGGTGACGATGACAAGAGTGAGTTTAATTTGTCGGTTGCAAACGCAATCAAAGCCTTTAGTTCAAATACTCCCGTCTATTTTATTCATGGTAATAGAGATTTTTTAATTGGCCATGAGTTTGCAAAGCGTAGCGGGATGAAGCTATTACCGGAAAATTACAAAACGACATTATATGATCGTCCTGTATTATTCATGCATGGTGATCAACTTTGTCTTGATGACATTGATTATCAAGCCTTCAGAAAGCGCAGTCGCTCGTGGTGGTGGAAAAAATTAATGTTGATTTTGCCTCTTAAAAAACGCAAAAAGATTGCCGCTAATATTCGCAAAAAGAGTAAAGAAAGCCAGCTGAACAAATCTATCAATATCATGGATGTCGCAGAGCGAGAAGTAAACCGTGTTGTAGATTACTACCAGTGTGATTGGCTTATTCATGGCCACACTCACCGCCCTAATATTCACCAATTGGCAAATAGCAAAAAGCGCATGGTCGTAGGCGATTGGTACGAACAAGGCTCTGTTCTGATCATCACCAAAGAAAAAGGCCAGTTATCAACGCTTCCTTTTCGTAAACACGCTAATTAACTGACCTCCTGTTAGAGTTGCAATTTAGTCTACCTTACATCTCTACGTTTTAAATTTCTCAAGCATAGACTCTAATTTAGCGACAAACTTACCTAAGCTATTTGTGGCTGCAATTGA from Psychrosphaera aestuarii encodes:
- a CDS encoding UDP-2,3-diacylglucosamine diphosphatase, with the protein product MPSTLVIADLHLCPSRPEITDCFFRFLTENLDQHDALYILGDLFEAWIGDDDKSEFNLSVANAIKAFSSNTPVYFIHGNRDFLIGHEFAKRSGMKLLPENYKTTLYDRPVLFMHGDQLCLDDIDYQAFRKRSRSWWWKKLMLILPLKKRKKIAANIRKKSKESQLNKSINIMDVAEREVNRVVDYYQCDWLIHGHTHRPNIHQLANSKKRMVVGDWYEQGSVLIITKEKGQLSTLPFRKHAN